DNA from Helcococcus ovis:
ATAGGATATTTAGATTAAATGATGGGAAGATTTCAGAGGTAAAATAATGAAAAAATATTTTGGGTTTATAGGTATATTTATTCTATCAACATTTTTAATTTTATATACATTTTATGTTAATAGTACTATAAAAAATAATGATGAATTATTGAGCAATTCTAAAGTTAGTGACTTTAATATTTCAAAAATAAATGATACTAAGAAAAAAGAATATTATGATAATATAATTTCCATGCATGATAAAAATAAGGGGGTTGCATTAGAAGTTAAATTGTCAAAAGTTGAAGGATTTTATCCTTCAGGAAGATTACTAAAAGTTGATGTATTAAAAAATTTTTCAAAGGAAAAGATTTCAAAACAAATATTTATAAATGAACCTGTAGAATATCATTCTAATGTAAATAAATTTATTGTTCCAGTTGAGGGATACATTCCAATAAAAGAAAATAAACAATATTTAGTTATTTTGGATAAAAACAAGTACGATAATACTAAATGGATAAATAATTATGAAATTTATAATTTGTATGGCAAGAAAAAATCAATTTTAAGTAAATTTCTACTTTCAGATTCTGAAGATGACGTCTATACAGATAGTCATGATGTAAAGAAATTATTTAATTATTATAAAAATGAAATATTTAATATTTATGGGTTAAAATAATAAAAAATGGTGCGATAAAATTATGGATGTTACGCACCATTTTGTTTTATTTTAAAATTTTGTCATCTATTTGATTAAAATTTTCGATATAAAAATTTGATATTTTAATATTTTCTTCCATAAAATTTGTATGTTTATCAAATACAGCAACGGATGTAAAGCCTATTTTATTTGCAAATTCATTTGCATACATCGAATCATCAAAGAACACAATATTTTCAGGCTGAGTTTCAAGTTTATTTAAAATTTTTTCATAATAACTTATATGATGTTTGCTAGAATGTATTGTATCAGGCGTAAAAATATCTTTGAAGTAATGCTTTAAGCCATTACTTGTAATTCCTGTGTTTGCATATTCAAAATCGGTAGCAGTTGCAAGATATATTTCATATCCCATATTATGAAGTTCTGCTAGCTTTTCTTTAACATTTTCTTTGCATAAATCATTTTTGCTGTAAGCATTTATAAAATAATTATGAAGAAGTCTTAAAACCTTATTTTTATCATATTCTCTTAATTTTTCTTTTATAAAACCATATGCAAAATCTATCATTGAATCTTGACGAGTTTCCATTGGGTCTAAATCATTTATTAATTCTTTATGATTTAAAATTTCTTCTATTATATTCATCCACATTCCCATAGTGTTGAATAATGTACCATCCATATCAAAAACTAATTTCTTTTTCATTATGCCTCCATATTAGAATTATACAATAAAAAAATAAGTTATTCTATTGATAGTTTATGTTATAATATTTTAGAGGTGAAATATGAAATTAAATAATGAAGAAAGACGAGATATTTTTAAGAAGTTAATAGTTGTTTTTAGTGGAATTGGATTTTATTTTTTTATTTTTAAATTTACAACAGTTTCTAAAATATTTATAGATTTATTGATATATTCAAGACCTATAATTATTGGTTTTGTTATTGCTTTTATAGCTAATATGGTAATGAATCAATATGAAAAATTGTTTAAATATTTAGGGTTGAAAAATAAAAAAGTAAGAGATCTTGTATCTATGATTTTAGCCTTTTTGAGTATGTTATTATTAATTACATTTTTCTTATCTGTAGTTTTACCGAAATTTATTACATCGGTATTAAATCTTATGTATCAATTACCGGATTTAGTTAATAATTCCATAGATAAATTGAAAAATATGCCTATGAGTGCAGAATTAGGTAAAAATGTACAGAAATTTATTGAAGAGGTGCAGGTTCAAAATCTTATTAATAAAGTTATAGAGATTTTAAAAAATGATGGAGCTTTAATTGCATCAGGTACATTTAATGTTGTAAGTCGAATATTTAGTAGTTTTTTTGAAGGGTTTTTATCAATTTCTTTTTCTATATATATATTGAGTAGTAAAGATAGATTGAGAAAAAATGCAAAGCAAGTAACTTATGCACTCTTTAGTGAAAAGCTAGCGGATAAAATTGTTTATGTATCAA
Protein-coding regions in this window:
- a CDS encoding AI-2E family transporter, with product MKLNNEERRDIFKKLIVVFSGIGFYFFIFKFTTVSKIFIDLLIYSRPIIIGFVIAFIANMVMNQYEKLFKYLGLKNKKVRDLVSMILAFLSMLLLITFFLSVVLPKFITSVLNLMYQLPDLVNNSIDKLKNMPMSAELGKNVQKFIEEVQVQNLINKVIEILKNDGALIASGTFNVVSRIFSSFFEGFLSISFSIYILSSKDRLRKNAKQVTYALFSEKLADKIVYVSRLLYKNFYNFFSGQFLEAILLGIIVFSGITIIGAPYSLILGVTAGLLNLIPYIGALVGAVISTVLISITSPTKGLIFLVYIIVAQQIDGNYIYPKLVGSKVGIPAIWIMVAITLGGALMGIIGMIIFVPLVATVYVLVREYSKKKLIEKQIDISKK
- a CDS encoding HAD family hydrolase, producing MKKKLVFDMDGTLFNTMGMWMNIIEEILNHKELINDLDPMETRQDSMIDFAYGFIKEKLREYDKNKVLRLLHNYFINAYSKNDLCKENVKEKLAELHNMGYEIYLATATDFEYANTGITSNGLKHYFKDIFTPDTIHSSKHHISYYEKILNKLETQPENIVFFDDSMYANEFANKIGFTSVAVFDKHTNFMEENIKISNFYIENFNQIDDKILK